The nucleotide sequence GGCATGCTGAAAAAGCAGCGCGATGACCTGCTCGCGCGCAAACAACTGGTGGAAAGACTGCAGCAAGGACGCAATGACGCAGTCCATGTATTCGACCAGCTGCTGCGCCAGACCCCGGATGGCATCTATCTGAAGAGCTTCAAACAGACCGGCAATACCTTTTCCTTCTCCGGCTATGGACTGTCCGGAGCCCGGGTATCCAACTATATGCGCACCCTGGCGCAATCACAGATATTCAGCGAACCGCAACTGATCGAAGTGAAGTCCGCCGTGGTCAACAACCAGCGGGTCAGCGAGTTCAGCCTTACCAGCACGCTGAAACTGCCAGTGGTCGCCAGTGCGCCGGCCAGCCAGGTGGCACCGCAGGGAGCCAAGCCATGACCCTAGACGAGTTTCGTAATCTCGACCCCAAGGAAATGCCCAACTGGCCGCTACCGGCACAGCTGGTCGTGCTCACCTTCATGGCCGGGGTCTTTCTGTTTCTGGGTTATTTCTTTGTGCTGAGCGACCAGATGGACAAGCTGAACAACGCCCATCAGCAGGAAGAACAACTCAAGCAGACTTTCATCGACAAGAAACGCCAGGCCATCAACCTGGAAGCCCTGCAACAGCAGCTGAAAGAAATCCAGCTGTCGTTTGGCGCACTGCTCAAGCAACTGCCCACCAAGGCGGACATGGACGCATTGCTGACCGAGATCAACCAGGCCGGCATTGGGCGTGGCCTGCAGTTCGAGTTGTTCCGTCCCAACGGCGAGGTCAAGACGGCAGAAATGGCGGAAGTGCCTATTGCCATCAAACTGACGGGCAACTATTCCGAACTGGCCGCCTTCGTCAGCGATGTCGCCCAGCTATCGCGCATCGTCACCATCGGCGATATCGGCCTGACCCCGGGTCAGGGCAAGGACGCGGCGCGCATG is from Aquitalea aquatilis and encodes:
- a CDS encoding PilN domain-containing protein, translated to MIRINLLPHREQKKAAHRLRFQLLLGGAVAAALLVIGISYFVLDSRQSRQEERNQFLQAEITKLNQQIKDIGMLKKQRDDLLARKQLVERLQQGRNDAVHVFDQLLRQTPDGIYLKSFKQTGNTFSFSGYGLSGARVSNYMRTLAQSQIFSEPQLIEVKSAVVNNQRVSEFSLTSTLKLPVVASAPASQVAPQGAKP
- a CDS encoding type 4a pilus biogenesis protein PilO; this translates as MTLDEFRNLDPKEMPNWPLPAQLVVLTFMAGVFLFLGYFFVLSDQMDKLNNAHQQEEQLKQTFIDKKRQAINLEALQQQLKEIQLSFGALLKQLPTKADMDALLTEINQAGIGRGLQFELFRPNGEVKTAEMAEVPIAIKLTGNYSELAAFVSDVAQLSRIVTIGDIGLTPGQGKDAARMTMEATAKTYRALEPEERIAAAQPPKK